A single genomic interval of Schistocerca americana isolate TAMUIC-IGC-003095 chromosome 2, iqSchAmer2.1, whole genome shotgun sequence harbors:
- the LOC124594479 gene encoding cAMP-dependent protein kinase catalytic subunit 1-like: MSLNTERDDSFPVINDYEEFLKKSKTHFENTFNKKVSTTMSIEEFSCIRTLGTGSFGRVMLVRHKGSGNYYAIKILDKSRIVKLRQIEHTLNEKKILQALRFPFIVYLEYSFMDSNYIYFAMPFVSGGEMFSLLRKSGKFEETQSKFYAAQVVLALEYMHYLDIIYRDLKPENILIDRFGYLKVTDLGFCKVISSRTWTLCGTPEYIAPEIILSKGYGMAVDWWSFGVLVYEMSAGFPPFYAKEPMKIYEKILSGKYRNAPSFGSDIKDLIKNLLQVDVTRRFGNLKNGVDDIKNHRWFNSINWMEILNREIKPPYVPSLKSSGDSSNFDQYREEPLKQSGTDRYAREFRDF; encoded by the coding sequence ATGAGTCTAAACACTGAAAGAGATGATTCATTCCCTGTAATTAATGATTATGAAGAGTTCCTGAAAAAGTCAAAAACTCACTTTGAAAATACCTTCAACAAGAAAGTATCGACCACCATGTCTATTGAAGAGTTCAGTTGTATAAGAACTCTAGGCACTGGTTCATTTGGCCGTGTCATGCTTGTCAGACATAAGGGATCTGGAAATTATTATGCTATTAAAATTCTGGATAAATCAAGAATCGTTAAACTAAGACAAATAGAACATACATTAAATGAGAAGAAGATACTCCAGGCTCTCCGATTCCCTTTTATAGTTTACCTAGAATATTCTTTTATGGACAGTAATTATATTTATTTTGCAATGCCATTTGTATCTGGTGGTGAAATGTTCTCTCTTCTCCGAAAGAGtggaaaatttgaagaaacacagtCAAAATTCTATGCAGCGCAGGTAGTTTTGGCTTTAGAATACATGCATTATCTTGATATTATTTATCGTGACCTAAAACCAGAAAACATTTTAATAGACAGATTTGGCTACTTAAAAGTTACAGACCTTGGTTTCTGCAAAGTTATAAGTTCTAGAACATGGACACTTTGTGGCACACCAGAATACATAGCTCCTGAAATTATTTTAAGTAAGGGATATGGCATGGCTGTTGACTGGTGGTCCTTTGGTGTTCTTGTATATGAAATGAGTGCTGGCTTTCCACCTTTCTATGCCAAAGAGCCAATGAAGATTTATGAGAAAATACTATCGGGCAAGTATCGAAATGCACCTTCTTTTGGTAGTGACATTAAAGACCTTATAAAAAACTTGCTTCAGGTTGATGTTACCAGAAGGTTTGGCAATCTTAAAAATGGTGTTGATGACATTAAGAATCACAGATGGTTCAATAGTATTAACTGGATGGAAATCTTAAACAGAGAAATCAAACCCCCATATGTACCATCTTTAAAATCTTCTGGGGATTCAAGCAACTTTGACCAATATAGAGAGGAGCCTCTGAAGCAGTCGGGGACAGACAGATATGCAAGAGAGTTTAGAGATTTCTAA